The segment TGAAATGTCCAGATAGGCAGCTGGAGGCTTGTGGTAGGGGTCTCAGAGAATGGAGAACTTCAGAGCAGCATTAGAGAATGGGAGCCATGAGATCTCTGACAGAGGGAAGTGGGTCACTCTGGGGCCTAAGTGCCTTCAGCATCCTTGATGAATGGGCAAATGAAGAGAGGCTCCACAGCCTCTCACAGGCAGAGAGGTAAGGGGAGGGCAAGCAGGCTGCTGCTGGGGAAGCCACAGAGGAGACAAGGTGGTCAGAAGTGTAGCTTCCTACCTAGTGTGGCAGAGAGAGGACTGGAAGGAGCTTGCAGCTCTGTTTGACCAGGGACCTTCTGCATCTCCAGggaaagttcacagtttacatggATAAAACCTTTATGGAATAGGTGTGAGGGTCAGTGTATGTGGAGCTGCTTGGGTTCTCTTGAATCCATTTACTGGGATACAGACCTCCTCATTGGAAACAAGAGCAGGGCTGGTCCCACTCAgagatttctttcttcctgcagCTCAGGGTGCTTCCCCGGTGCCCATCCTTCCCCAAGTGGGGAACTTATGAAACCAAGTAGTAGCAACTGTGCTTTGGATGGTCAGGCCCCAGGTGAGCTTCCTGAGTTCCAAGTCTGTGACCCAGGAGTAGcaaggcctcatctccagggctcTGGCCCATTCTGAGCCTGCTCCTGTGGCTTCCCTGCCTAACTGCTTCCCCTGGAGCTGGTCCTGTCCACTGAGTTCATGGACTGTATCTTACCTTGAACTTGTCCTTTTATTAATGTGTCCTCCTAGCTTCCCTCTGTCTCTCCATCCCGTTGGCCACCAGGTACCCAATTCTGTGCTCTTGGTAACCCTGATGACTTGGCCCCTTAGCCTGGGAATGTCCCTGAGCAGTAAAAGCTTGTCATTCCAGGAGGCTGCAGAGTTGGAGTTCCTATCTGTGAACTATTCTCAGAAGTGGAAAGGTGCAGCACTCAGCCAGAGAGCCCTGTACCAGAACATCATGCTGGAAAACTGCCACAGCCTGGCCCCATTGGGTAATGACTCTGCTCCCCAGTAATTTAGAGTCGGCCCTCTTTGCTAGgttcttattcttttaaattatgaaaatataaagagaCAAAGTGGGGAGAATAATAAAGTGAATTTCTCTATATCAACACCCACTATAATTATTGTTAACATTCTCTTTACTTCCTTATTAATTAAGCTGGGCTTGTTTAATTAGAATTTGTAGTTGGACAGAATATAGAGCCACTCAATTACTGTCAGTCATGAGCTAAGTTACTTACAATAAGGCTGAAGGAATGGAAACCCGGAGCAGACCAACCAACTAGACCAGACTTTGGGAAAGAAAGCCTTGTAGGAGCCTAGGAGCCTCGCAGCAGAAGTGAAAGGATTTTCATGCCATTGTTTTCAGATAGCAGCACCCCACATATTTGTTTCCAATTGTCACTGATAACCATTTTCTTCACTctgaatgttttttctttctctgagctCCTTAATTAGCCTTTCTGTTTCCTCATATGTTCTGGTTGCTGTGGTTCCTGATGGATTTTTTCCTCCATAGATCATTTCAACTTGAGCTCCTACTTCTAATTTCCTTCGTTTCCTACTTTCAGTTCATAATTAAATATCATCTTTGAGCAGAACTTTGTTCCAGGCTATCTGGAGCTGGTTGACTACTCTACAGATAAACTATACTTGAGTTTGGTGTTTGGTCGTGGTCCAGTCACCTGTTGTCCATCCTTGAATGAGCTGAGTTGCTTGGCACAAGGCATGTTTGCCTCGGGTTCCCCTTCAGAAATAATGGGGCATGGCTGCTTCCAGGAAGTGGCTGTTGTCAGGGGAGGTTCTGGGGTTGACAGGTCTAAGACAGTAGCCTACTCTGAAGAGAATGGACTTAGAAGTCAAGGATTCAGACATCTGTAACTTGTACACACTAAAGTACTTGAAGATTTATACCCCTGATGTCTATGTGAGTGAAAGGAACCAACATTTTTTGTATTAAACTATAACTATGATTGCTCTGCCTTCTCCCAcctattataaaatttaaaagcaaatatttattgcttaTTTTCCCATGATTCCTGATTATCAAGATACCAAAGACATGTTTGATTTATATTTCAAGTTATTGATACCAGTCTTAATTTTCTGTATAGTACTGCACCTACCAGTCCAGTGTTGCAGGGACTAGAAGGTCCCCAGGTTTAGAGCTCTGCTCTCCCCTTAACACTTTTCCTCAGTGTTTCTCTACTTGTGgcttctccacaccctgtccctGTCCTGTTACTCAAGAATCACTCCTTTTTTGTACACTTTTTTTCCTGATCATACCCTCATAATATACATTTCTCTTCAACTCTCATGTTTGCCCACATCATTTCTCATATTTGGTTTAAAGTATTTACCACCACTCTCCTCAACATCTTTACTGTGAACTGTGGAGCCATATAGTGTCATGGTTGGAGCGGACCTGAGAGTTCATCGTTTTACTAAGGAGACACCACATCTAAGTGACTTCTGGGAGATCACACTGTGCTTTACAGTCTGGTCTCTTGCCTTTCAATTGGCCTGCCCCCCTGGCTGTGCTGGCTCCACATGCCTCTGTTCTGatagctctgcttcctccctcctctATGGACTAGCTTCCCCTCTTTGTTTTTCTGTCCATGAAGAAAAATTTGAGCCATTTCCCGTTTTTCTCCTGTTCTGAATGTGTCTCCTCATTCCTTACCCCCAGTGTGAATTTTTTGTTAGCTACGTAGGCTCCTGATAGTTCCGTTTCCCCAATAGGACAACAAGTGAATGACAGTTGTTTTCTTCTGACTTGGCAGCAGATGAGAACAGGATGGTGCATTCACAGTTGCCTCCAAAACAGGACATTTCTGGAGAATTGAAGTCATCTGACAGGATCTTAGGGGTGTTCTGTGGAGTGATTCCTGCAGGACAAGAAGCTGGGACTGCCAGTAAAGAGGCTTTAGAGAATCTAGAAGTTCAACCCTCAGATGAAGAAGGAACCAGACTGGACAGTGATTTCTTAGAAATAACACAGGAGGATAAAAAGAAATCCACAGAGGATCAATATGATGATTATAAGGAACTTGGGGGACATCTAGATCTGTCCTCTAGTCTCTCAGAACATCAGGGAGTTCTGAAGGGACAGAAGTTGTATCACTGTGATGAATGTGATAAAGCTTTTAATCGGAGTTCACACCTCATTGGGCATCAGAGaatccacactggagagaaaccatatgagTGTTCTGAGTGTGGCAAGACCTTCAGGCAGACTTCTCAGCTTGTTGTCCACCTCAGAATCCATACAGGGGAAAAACCTTATGAATGCAGTGATTGTGGAAAGACCTATCGCCACAGCTCCCATCTCATTCAACACCAGGGACTCCATTATGgggagaaaccatataaatgtaatgaatgtgcaaaagctttcaccCAGAGTTCCCAACTCATTGACCACCAGAGAACTCATAGCGGGGAGAAGCCATACGAATGCAATGAGTGTGGAGAGGCCTTCATTCGGAATAAAAGCCTTATCCGCCATCAGGTACTTCATACTGGTAAGAAACCTTACAAGTGTGATGAATGTGGGAAAGCTTTCTGTTCTAACAGAAATCTTATTGACCATCAGAGAATCCACACTGGGGAGAAGCCTTTTGAGTGTAATGAATGTGGTAAGGCCTTCAGTCGGAGTAAATGTCTTATTCGACATCAGAGCCTCCACACTGGGGAAAAACCATACAAATGCAGTgagtgtgggaaagccttcaatcagAACTCTCAACTTGCTGACCAtgagcgaattcatactggagaaaaaccttTTGAATGTAATGAGTGTGGTAAGGCATTCAGTCTGAGTAAATGTCTCATTCGACATCAGCGACTTCACACTGGTGAAAAGCCATATAAATGCAAAGAGTGTGGAAAATCCTTTAATCAAAATTCACACCTTATTATTCATCAGAGAATACACACTGGTGAAAAACCTtatgaatgtaatgaatgtggaaaGGTCTTCAGTTACAGCTCCAGTCTTATGGTACATCAGAGAACCCATACTGGGGAAAAACCCTATAAATGCAAGGATTGTGAGAAAGCTTTTAGTGACAGTTCACAGCTCATTGTACACCagagagttcatactggagagaaaccctatgaatgtattGAGTGTGGGAAAGCCTTTAGTCAGCGTTCTACTTTCAATCACCACCAGCGAACTCACACTGCAGAGAAGCACTCAGGTCTGGCTCGATCTGTTTCTTAAGACATAATTCTCTAAAGACAGCAAGGAACTTTGGTTAAGGTTTCTATATAAGGAGTATGTTAACTCTGTTCTCTGTGTTCAACCACTGATCAAAGTGGACCATCCCTAAAGGTTCTCTGCCAATCACAGTGGTGGGAGAGGGAATAACAGTGCAGTCCTTCCCAACTACTGTTTAAAAATCTATCTCATTTCTTAATTATTCATCCCCAAATCAGAATGTGTGTTTTCTCTAGGACAGAGATagttcctttttctgtttcatttcctcCCTTTTACCATTTACATAAAGTCATTCTCCAAGATACTGATTCACTTCTTGGCTATGGCCCTCTTTATGTACTATTTTTTACCTCTTTATCTACTTTTTAAACTCCTACTCTAATATGGTCCCTCACCACTTAGGTTCCCTGtctagaaaatcttttttttcatttcctttgctaaTCTGTGTCCCACAGAACCTGCCAGATCTAGAACCAGTCTTTCTTGAAAGACTCTCTTCTTCAAATACTTCTCCATTCATGTTAAACTTCTATTTATTGGACTTCAGTACTTTGAGTTAGCTGGTGGTGTATGTACAACTGTTGTTAAATGACCTTGTAAATTATTCTCAACCTACTGTATATGTGTGTACGTTCATGCCAACATATTATAGACTCTTTGAGGTTGGATATAGTATTTCTTTAAGTACATAGATAATGATTTTCATATGGTGgtagtataataaatacctttttaaaaCTCAGCTTTCTAACTGAACCATTCTTAAATTGGGCACAATCTCCCCTCCCCCTGGCCTCCCACCAGACTAGAAGCTTCTAAATATAGATCTTATATCTTCATAGAATATCACATACAAAGCCCTTATCGATTTCTGCATATACCTCTGGAAGTCTCATTACTGCTACTTCATTGTTTTCTGATAAATTTTCTATTGGGTTTAAGAAGTTTCCttctattcttatttttagtAGCAGTGGTATAGTGTAGTAGTTAAgtgcatagatttttttttttggccacagcacaagatgtgggaccttagttccacAGCCAGGGACCGAacgtgtgtcccctgcatttgaagcACTGAggcttaaccagtggaccaccaggtaagtcctatGAGCATAGATTTTTGTGCCTGGTAttctaggttcaaatcctgattcTTCCACTTTCTTAGGTAGGTGATCCTCAATAAGTCATTTAGTTTCCTTGTGTTTAGCTCTCCCTTGTATAAAATGGAGCTACCTCAGGACTGTGAGGGTAAAATTAGTTTGTAAGGGAAAGGCACTTAAAACAGTGTTGGCACTtaaaacagtgcttggcacatactgTGCCACCTAGTTTTTATTATGATGGCTTTTAAGTtctacatgatttttttaaaaaacccacttgTATAATTTTATAGACAATGtcctttatttttgtaattttgggGAGAGTAAGTTTCTAAATAATTGCAGTTTCCTTGTGCTCCTGGGATAAAACCCATTTGTTCCTGATGATTTTTTCAGGTACAGAACTAAATTGAATTTACTATTAAGTTTTTGCCTGCTtcacaaaatgtttttctttaattactcTGGAAGAACTTGAATAATATGGGAATGATTCtttgaacaataaaaataactcTGCCCGATCTGTTTTGGGGGATGAGGGAATTGAGAGGGACAAATTTTTTTTGTTCCCACCCTGAGAGGCATAAATCTTtagcagcatttttattttttcagttgttgCCCTCTTTAAGTTTCCATCTCTGTGTAAATTTTGGTGATACATATCTGGAAGTCATCCTTTTTACTGGACTGACAGTGGCATAAAGTTGCACTTCGTATTCTATAAAGTTCTACTCTTTTGTATATGTAGTTAGAGCTTTGTTTCATCCataatgttttacattttggtttcctttcagtttttctttcatgattgccatgtttattttgtttttctttgaaactccactttttcttgaatatattttttcatatgttctTTCACTGCCTCAAGTTGCAGAGACTTTTCATTAgcatcatctctcttttttttttaattactcagTGATTTTGAGTCCTGATATTTGTCCCAAGGTAGGGAAATCAACTTTTTCTTGAATTGTTTTATAGGCTATTTGCATGCTATTAAATTATCTGTTTAGATCTGGAACTAGAAGGTGAATTCTAAATTTTCATTACTAGTATGCTGTGCGGGAATAAAGAAGTAAAGGAGCAGCTCAACGTTTTGCTAATCTGGTTGAAAACTTTCCACCCACagcccccttttttcttttttgttcggCTTTTATATGAGTCCAATGAAGGCTCCTTCCACATGCACTACCTATTGCAAATAGCTTTGTTGTAAAAGAACTGAGTATGGAAAACTCTTCAATCCCTAAGACTTTATTTTACCTTGGCAACTCCAAATTGAGAAAAGAACGTATCCTGAGATGTTTGAGAAAACATTCAGTTTTATGAAAACATCCAGTTTTACGAAAACATCCACCAGAGACTTTTTATGCTTCCAAGAAACCTACTTATTTGAGTGTGTGAAAATGTTGGCTATAGTTTATTTCTTGTTTGACATCACAAAGTCCACCTGTGTTggattttaaaagcaagaaacCATTCATCCAGAGCTTCTATTATTTGCTACACATTTTTGGAAGATAGTATTCCTGGAATAAGTGTTGAAAGCTTTTAGTTATTGCACATGGGTTCTGCTTCATTCATGAATCCACAGTGCAGGTAAAGAAGAACAGCAGTGTGATAAagcttataatttatttttaaaaatcagacaaaattTATGCCTAGGAGATAGTTCAGATGATCACATGTGGTGGTGAATATACTAGGAGCTGGACATTTACCCTCTTATTTCTTACACAAAAATTATTCTACAGGTATATTCTGCATCTCAAACCCTGGTAATTTTGCTTCTAAGACAAGTAGGAAAGGTCAAGAGATGTTGGGTGCTGACAAGTTGTTGAGTATTGTCCCATGTTGGAAGACATTTCTCTTAAGTCGACCTCTTTGAGTGCTACAAAGGATACTGTAGGTGTTAAGGACAAATTGTGAACACCCACAGGGCAGCTCTTCCTCTatagaaaattagaaacaacCCCCCTACCCCTAACATTAGGATGTGTTCTAGCTTGATGTGCCCTTATATAACACTTGTCCAAAGGGGATAATGCGAAGGTGTTATGACATCAGCTTTTTCCAAGTACCTAATGGTACAAGTATCTGACCCAGATAGTATAGACTGATTTACTCCTTGCTGTACCAGAACAGTCTTCCCACTAATATATGCATAAGGCTAATGGACTGTACTTTGCCCAGTTGGATGCCCTGTAGGATGGGTTCACTTTCCTTTTTGAGACATATGAACATCTTACATGAAAACAATAAGATATATTTGGCGTCCCTAACGCTTTTCAGATCAGTGGCTCTTGGTTAGAAATTTCTAGCTGACTGAAAATGTAATGTTTTTCAGGTCACTGAGTTCAGTGACTTAACAATTTCTCAAGATGTATGTACAGTTGGCATTTTATGATGTCAGGCATCTCCCCCAAGCCCCCAGTTGCATTGTCTTGTACATAGATGATGTATTTACAAGATATTCAGTTTTCCAACTTTGTGCCATATGGATTGTGGGTGGAGAGGCACAGAGCCAACAGTCACACAAGTTTCAGTACAatgagatgaatggatagagtAACCACAGAACAACATGCATTCTCCTAAGACTAAATACGAGTGGCTGTATGTTCAGGGCTACACGGTGCATAGGTAAATACTCATCCACTAGGATGTGTGCATTATACTTTGATTCCCAGTTAGGTAAGGTTGAAAAATGCTATATCCCATCTTTGAGACTGTGTGGCTGCCCAGGGAAGGAGACAGAACAATGCAATTACACTATACCAGTAGTGACCCTGGCAAGTcagtatgatttaaaaaaaaaaggatattagtGAAACCTCTAGTTGGTATTCAGGCTGCCTTTGTGATGAGCAAAAATTGATGACATCCAAGCTCTCAACGGGGAGCCACATTGCTGGTGCCCCTAGGATTCAAGGGAGGTGCACCCTAGTACAGGGGCCATTTATAAAGAAGATCATCATGGCAGCTTCTGTAGTGCTAAAATTAAAGCCACTGATGTGTATTCTCTAAGCTGTGCATCCTATCCATTGTCAACATTTATCCTAGCAAGGAGCACGGAAGTAATGACATAGAAGGAGTCATTTAAAAGACTTTCAAAAGAGAACCATTAGAGGAACTCTAAATTCACCTCTTCTTGGGGTTCCCTGAGGTTTCCATTGAGAGTGTGTATATGGGATATTTGAACCGTAGAATCAGCAACAGCTGGACAATTTCCCCAAAATCTACAAGAATAAGAGAAGTTGCATGTCTTGTTGGGGGCCTCTGAgcaatactgtatataaaataagagTTAGAAATATCTTATACTGGGGCAGAGCTAAAGATATGCTCCACCTCCCTACACCATACAAGAAGTTATAATGTCCTGGCCCATAATTAATATCAAGGGCAAAGCCATCTTCAACAAGCCACCTGGTCTGAATCTCCAGATTCTGGAACACCCTTTTCCCTCGACTCATGAGTGGGTCATCACTAAGTATATTGCTTCTCAAGGAAGTCAGGTGTATTAGTCTGCTTGGACTGCCATAGtgaagtaccacagactgggtagcttaaccAACAGAAATGTGATTTTTCAGTTAAGGAGTAGAAAGtttgagatcaaggtgtcagcagagttgATTTCTTCTCAAGCCTCTCTCCTGGCCTTATAGATGGGTGTCTCCTATCTTTACATTTAGTTCATGTCCTAATTTCCTCTTACACAGTGGCATTGAAGTAGGATGTGCCCCCAGTGAGCTCTCTTAACCTTTATTACCAGTTTAAAGGCTCTGTCTCTAAATAAAATCTCATTGTGAAGTCCTGGGATTTAGGAGGACTTCAACACACAGATTTGCAGGGAACACAATTTAGGCCATACTATAATTTTATCCCTCTCCCTAAACATGTTCCTCTTACAGTCTATTTCTAGAGAACAATCTTATTTTAGTTGCTCAGATCAATAACCATGGAGTCATCCTTAACCAACATCCAATTCATTAGCAAATCATGTTGGACATgtgttcaaaaaatatatatcttcttATCACTTCCATCACTTCTAAGCTAGTCTAAGCCACCATCATTTCTCATCTGGAATACTTTAGTAGCTTCTTCATCTCTCTACTACTCTTGTCCACCCTTAGACTGTTCTCAACAGAGCAGCCAGAGCAAACTTTTAAAGCGTTATGTTACGGAGTGAAACACAGAACTTAAGGAAACAGGTTTCTTGGTTGCTTTCATAGCTAATAGCTAATAAACCTTTGAACATGTGGCAAGAGGGAAGAAAAGGTTCAGATCATGTTACTTTTCAGTCCCCAAACCCTCCTGTGTTATTTGTGATATCCAAAGCCCTTATGGCCCAAAATGTGCACCGTCTCCTTTTTTAAGGCCTGTGATTCCTGATGTTTCATCTATCAGGGTAGCCACGTGCCTTAACTGATCACTTCCTGTCTCTGCCTTCCCTTTCATAGTCCCACTGCCACCtatccccttctctctctttccgtTTCTTTCTCCTGACTCACTACTATGTTCTATGTATTTATTGTCTTCTCTGACTTCAAGTTAAGCTTCATGGGGCAGCAAGTTCATTTTCTTCACTACAGTATCTGCGGAGACTAGAACAATGATATAATACGCACTCAACACTATTACATGCTGCGGGTACACGATAGCTTTGAGGCTGAAAGGAGAGGGATGTGTGGAAAAGATGACTTCTGCTCAGCATCCGGAGCTCGGGCTATGACTTAAGGGAGACTCACTTCGAGAAAGGCAGCCTGACAGCCCAGTTGATTGGTCCCTCTTCCCGCCCTAACCAAGTCCCTTCCTCAGGCTCCATCTCTTCTAGGGCTCTCCGCGTATTGGCTGATCTCTCCGCCCTTTCGCCCTGCCAACCAATGATAGGATAAAACTGGGCTAGAGGCGGGGCCAGAGCTCCCACAGATCAGTGAGTGAGCTGGCCAGGGGTCTGGAGGACTCCAGCCTCCGGGGCACAGAGGTGCAGAAACCTCCCGATGCCTAGAAAGACCGGAGGTTTAGGGTGGGAGTTAATGGAGAGTCAGTGACGTAGTTCCTTCTCCGCTTTGTTCCGAGACGTGGGTCGGGCGCTTTTGGTGAGGGGTATGTGGCGGCCCGGTGTGGGGTTTGGGCCGGTTCTGGGAGCGGGAGGGGCACACAGGCCCGGGGCCAGGCCTCCCTCACCGCTGCCAGCTGCAGAGACTGAGGCGCGGCAGTTCAAGGGGTCGTTGTGGGGCCCCTCTCCCCTCGTTCGGAGCTGGCCCTTTGTCTTTGAGTCTTCTCCCACTGTGCTCACTTCGGACTGGGCTGACAGTAGTGACTGAACTGTATCATCCCCGCTGCTAGCCATGGGACCAACCTGGTAAAAGCGGTCTGAGTCCCGCCCAGGCTCCAAAGGCCTCCCCAACACTACGTATTTGATTCAGATCACCAGTATAATCCCTGATGTGTTCCTTGGGAGAAAACGGACCCAGAGAGGAGGGCAGAGTCTTGCCCAAGGTtacttattctttcattcattcaacaaatacttagcaCCAACTAGTAGTGTATTAGATCCGGGGATTACAGTTGTGTACAAGGCAAAACTATATTCTGGTATGGAAGAAATGGAACAATCTTTAACGGTTAGACGCACGGTGTGGGAATCTGAAGGAGGAAAGACAAAACCATCTTTGAGTCCTATCAATCCGGAGAGATAGGTAATCATAAAAAATTCTCCTTCTAGCATCCCATCTAGCTTTAGCCTTATTTCTTCCCGTCTTTAAAGACACTTAGCAAAGTTTCCCTCAtctcttttctgcaaactttTGTTGGAAAGTTGGATTTCAGAGAATTTCTCTGTTCAAGTGCATTTTTCAGAGGAGAATATGGAGACTTATGCTATCAGCAGAACAGTTGAAAAGGAGCGGCTGTGGTATGATAGAATGAGGATTTCCTTCGGACACAGAAAACTTAATCTCTTACTATACATACAGCTTTCAGCAAGTCATTCAATCTCTGGgaacttcatttcctcatctttaaaatgggaatgatcATCCTTACTGCTCGCAGTTCAGTAGGGAGGGAAGTGACCCAGGGATGGGACATTGCCCTGAGTGTCTGCTTGCAATTAAGATCTTAGAATACTCAGTCATTTCTATATGTTTACAGTGATCCAAGACCCCACTAGGAACTTTTTCACCAAACCCAAAGAAGAGATGAGGCAAGATCTGTGCTGGGCAGAGATCCTTTGGAGTGAGGCTACTGTACACAGGTGTGAAAGtgagccattttcttctcttcgGCAGGTGAGATCTTTATTGTGATATTAATTAGTTTGGGGATGGGAATCCTACCTGCCAGAAAATGTGGGGACCAGGGCTGAAAGGGAGCATTTCTGAAGAAAAACAGAAGTGAGAGGAGGCCCTCTAGATCCTGAGGAGTAAAATTTGGGGATGGGAGCCTCCCATCCCAAATGTAGTGATGTAGTGCAACTCCAATTTGGGTGTCAGGAGACTTTAACTTGAGTCTTAGCTCTCCTCTAagttccagtttccccatctcaaAATTTTTATGAGACTAGGTGGTCTGCAAGGTTCCTCCCAACTCTGACATTCTGAGAATCTCTGAACAGTTACACTAAGTCAGTCTTTTAGGGAATTTAAGCCCTTGGATGGCCCTGTTGAGACAGAACTGCCAAGAATGTCAATATTGTCGTGGTGTTTAGACAATATGAAGTACCAAAGGGATGAACtggtggaggag is part of the Bubalus kerabau isolate K-KA32 ecotype Philippines breed swamp buffalo chromosome 20, PCC_UOA_SB_1v2, whole genome shotgun sequence genome and harbors:
- the LOC129634740 gene encoding zinc finger protein with KRAB and SCAN domains 7-like isoform X4, with the translated sequence MNLLLPHPTVRVQPLEPTWSLLVILGHTTTSPVSTLEAAELEFLSVNYSQKWKGAALSQRALYQNIMLENCHSLAPLADENRMVHSQLPPKQDISGELKSSDRILGVFCGVIPAGQEAGTASKEALENLEVQPSDEEGTRLDSDFLEITQEDKKKSTEDQYDDYKELGGHLDLSSSLSEHQGVLKGQKLYHCDECDKAFNRSSHLIGHQRIHTGEKPYECSECGKTFRQTSQLVVHLRIHTGEKPYECSDCGKTYRHSSHLIQHQGLHYGEKPYKCNECAKAFTQSSQLIDHQRTHSGEKPYECNECGEAFIRNKSLIRHQVLHTGKKPYKCDECGKAFCSNRNLIDHQRIHTGEKPFECNECGKAFSRSKCLIRHQSLHTGEKPYKCSECGKAFNQNSQLADHERIHTGEKPFECNECGKAFSLSKCLIRHQRLHTGEKPYKCKECGKSFNQNSHLIIHQRIHTGEKPYECNECGKVFSYSSSLMVHQRTHTGEKPYKCKDCEKAFSDSSQLIVHQRVHTGEKPYECIECGKAFSQRSTFNHHQRTHTAEKHSGLARSVS
- the LOC129634740 gene encoding zinc finger protein with KRAB and SCAN domains 7-like isoform X6, with product MNLLLPHPTVRVQPLEPTWSLLVILGHTTTSPVSTLEAAELEFLSVNYSQKWKGAALSQRALYQNIMLENCHSLAPLDENRMVHSQLPPKQDISGELKSSDRILGVFCGVIPAGQEAGTASKEALENLEVQPSDEEGTRLDSDFLEITQEDKKKSTEDQYDDYKELGGHLDLSSSLSEHQGVLKGQKLYHCDECDKAFNRSSHLIGHQRIHTGEKPYECSECGKTFRQTSQLVVHLRIHTGEKPYECSDCGKTYRHSSHLIQHQGLHYGEKPYKCNECAKAFTQSSQLIDHQRTHSGEKPYECNECGEAFIRNKSLIRHQVLHTGKKPYKCDECGKAFCSNRNLIDHQRIHTGEKPFECNECGKAFSRSKCLIRHQSLHTGEKPYKCSECGKAFNQNSQLADHERIHTGEKPFECNECGKAFSLSKCLIRHQRLHTGEKPYKCKECGKSFNQNSHLIIHQRIHTGEKPYECNECGKVFSYSSSLMVHQRTHTGEKPYKCKDCEKAFSDSSQLIVHQRVHTGEKPYECIECGKAFSQRSTFNHHQRTHTAEKHSGLARSVS
- the LOC129634740 gene encoding zinc finger protein with KRAB and SCAN domains 7-like isoform X5 encodes the protein MLFWTQFYFLVSRFQLQGGNRRCILKRRQPWVQHMNLLLPHPTVRVQPLEPTWSLLVILGHTTTSPVSTLEAAELEFLSVNYSQKWKGAALSQRALYQNIMLENCHSLAPLADENRMVHSQLPPKQDISGELKSSDRILGVFCGVIPAGQEAGTASKEALENLEVQPSDEEGTRLDSDFLEITQEDKKKSTEDQYDDYKELGGHLDLSSSLSEHQGVLKGQKLYHCDECDKAFNRSSHLIGHQRIHTGEKPYECSECGKTFRQTSQLVVHLRIHTGEKPYECSDCGKTYRHSSHLIQHQGLHYGEKPYKCNECAKAFTQSSQLIDHQRTHSGEKPYECNECGEAFIRNKSLIRHQVLHTGKKPYKCDECGKAFCSNRNLIDHQRIHTGEKPFECNECGKAFSRSKCLIRHQSLHTGEKPYKCSECGKAFNQNSQLADHERIHTGEKPFECNECGKAFSLSKCLIRHQRLHTGEKPYKCKECGKSFNQNSHLIIHQRIHTGEKPYECNECGKVFSYSSSLMVHQRTHTGEKPYKCKDCEKAFSDSSQLIVHQRVHTGEKPYECIECGKAFSQRSTFNHHQRTHTAEKHSGLARSVS
- the LOC129634740 gene encoding zinc finger protein with KRAB and SCAN domains 7-like isoform X1, which encodes MATQGRGTSGLFPRGAVLQRQEGCLTVKQEPGSPTWGHGCSLQKNHPPVCEIFRLHFRQLCYHEMSGPQEALSRLRELCRWWLMPEVHTKEQILELLVLEQFLSILPGELRTWVQMHHPESGEEAVAVVEDFQRYVSGPGEVSTPGREQEMHSEEKTALGATHESPSTSPHSEGSAPGAHLEPPRDPGAHHHLSSEHSADENRMVHSQLPPKQDISGELKSSDRILGVFCGVIPAGQEAGTASKEALENLEVQPSDEEGTRLDSDFLEITQEDKKKSTEDQYDDYKELGGHLDLSSSLSEHQGVLKGQKLYHCDECDKAFNRSSHLIGHQRIHTGEKPYECSECGKTFRQTSQLVVHLRIHTGEKPYECSDCGKTYRHSSHLIQHQGLHYGEKPYKCNECAKAFTQSSQLIDHQRTHSGEKPYECNECGEAFIRNKSLIRHQVLHTGKKPYKCDECGKAFCSNRNLIDHQRIHTGEKPFECNECGKAFSRSKCLIRHQSLHTGEKPYKCSECGKAFNQNSQLADHERIHTGEKPFECNECGKAFSLSKCLIRHQRLHTGEKPYKCKECGKSFNQNSHLIIHQRIHTGEKPYECNECGKVFSYSSSLMVHQRTHTGEKPYKCKDCEKAFSDSSQLIVHQRVHTGEKPYECIECGKAFSQRSTFNHHQRTHTAEKHSGLARSVS
- the LOC129634740 gene encoding zinc finger protein with KRAB and SCAN domains 7-like isoform X3 → MATQGRGTSGLFPRGAVLQRQEGCLTVKQEPGSPTWGHGCSLQKNHPPVCEIFRLHFRQLCYHEMSGPQEALSRLRELCRWWLMPEVHTKEQILELLVLEQFLSILPGELRTWVQMHHPESGEEAVAVVEDFQRYVSGPGEVSTPGREQEMHSEEKTALGATHESPSTSPHSEGSAPGAHLEPPRDPGAHHHLSNENRMVHSQLPPKQDISGELKSSDRILGVFCGVIPAGQEAGTASKEALENLEVQPSDEEGTRLDSDFLEITQEDKKKSTEDQYDDYKELGGHLDLSSSLSEHQGVLKGQKLYHCDECDKAFNRSSHLIGHQRIHTGEKPYECSECGKTFRQTSQLVVHLRIHTGEKPYECSDCGKTYRHSSHLIQHQGLHYGEKPYKCNECAKAFTQSSQLIDHQRTHSGEKPYECNECGEAFIRNKSLIRHQVLHTGKKPYKCDECGKAFCSNRNLIDHQRIHTGEKPFECNECGKAFSRSKCLIRHQSLHTGEKPYKCSECGKAFNQNSQLADHERIHTGEKPFECNECGKAFSLSKCLIRHQRLHTGEKPYKCKECGKSFNQNSHLIIHQRIHTGEKPYECNECGKVFSYSSSLMVHQRTHTGEKPYKCKDCEKAFSDSSQLIVHQRVHTGEKPYECIECGKAFSQRSTFNHHQRTHTAEKHSGLARSVS